AATACATCCTACACCCTGCCCTCTGCCACAAGCCTTGCAAAATGCTTAAAGGAACGGTCATAGGTTTTTTCCGCATCCGCCGGGAACACACAGGCAGGAAGCTGCCCCTTTACCCTGTGATAGCGGATGCAGGCGCAGCAGTTACCCTGCCTCGGGCATCCGGGATAAGTACAGGCACAGCTCTTTTTGTTTTCTTCCTGGTTGCATTCCATAAATACCCCACTTTCAGAACAATTAATTCTTCTTCTATTATTCACAGATTTTTCATCCGGTGATCTTCCAGCCCACGGGTAAAGGCCATCACCATTTCCCTTTTCACATCATCCATGGATACGGGCACTCCCAGCTCCTCCTGCAATGAACCCATAGAAACATCAAGGCCGCAGGGACTGATCCATGAAAAAGGTTCAAGGTCCATGGAAACATTCAGGGCCAGACCATGAAGACTCACTCCCCCTTTTACCGCAACGCCGATGCTGCCAAGCTTACGGTTTTCCACCCATAGTCCTCTGGCATCCTCCCTGCCATGGGCCATGACTCCCATACGGGCTGCACAGTCCACCATCACCCTTTCCAGAAAATCCACCCAGCCCCTTACCCCAAAACCTTTTTTTTGAATATCAAAGACAGGATAAACCACCAGCTGCCCCGGCCCGTGATAGGTCACAAGCCCACCCCTGTCCGTGCGTACAATGGCAGCACCTCTGGCCCGGATCTCCTCGGAAGAAAGCCTGAAAAAACTTTCCCCTCCCCTCTTCCCCAGAGTAAATACCGGATGATGCTCCAGCAGAAAAAGGACATCTTCAGATTTAGGCCAATTCCTGAAATAAAGATGCCTCTTGTCCCCCTCTGGGTCTTGGCTGGGGCTATCGAAGCTAGGGGCGGAGTGAGGTTTCAATTTTCGGGTATATTTAATCCCGGAAGCAGCCTTAATCGATGCCCTTTTTTCCTCCAGTACCTGCTGCTGCAGACAGAAGGCCGACTCCCAGGAAATCAGCCCCAGATCCTTAACAGAAAATTCCTGTTCACATGCCTCCGCAAAGGCAGGGATTTCTTGCTGCAC
This window of the Desulfobotulus mexicanus genome carries:
- the lipB gene encoding lipoyl(octanoyl) transferase LipB, which gives rise to MKQVQQEIPAFAEACEQEFSVKDLGLISWESAFCLQQQVLEEKRASIKAASGIKYTRKLKPHSAPSFDSPSQDPEGDKRHLYFRNWPKSEDVLFLLEHHPVFTLGKRGGESFFRLSSEEIRARGAAIVRTDRGGLVTYHGPGQLVVYPVFDIQKKGFGVRGWVDFLERVMVDCAARMGVMAHGREDARGLWVENRKLGSIGVAVKGGVSLHGLALNVSMDLEPFSWISPCGLDVSMGSLQEELGVPVSMDDVKREMVMAFTRGLEDHRMKNL
- a CDS encoding DUF6485 family protein, whose protein sequence is MECNQEENKKSCACTYPGCPRQGNCCACIRYHRVKGQLPACVFPADAEKTYDRSFKHFARLVAEGRV